The Setaria viridis chromosome 2, Setaria_viridis_v4.0, whole genome shotgun sequence DNA window ctaattagtatctaaacattcgatgtgacgggtactaaaaataagtcagtggaagaaaactaGACCTAACATTTGCAATCGCAAGTCAACCAGGTGTGTCTGCTCGAAGAACGAGACATGGAGTTGGGCCAGCGGTTCATCCGATAGGGCAGGGATATGTATGAGCTCAGGGGGTTGCTCCTAATGGGTAGGCATTGCATGCGCTCGTTTTTTTGGGTCCAGCAGTGTTGAAGAATCTTAGTGGCAGTTGGTAATGCTTCCTTGAAGCGGTTATGCTCGTCTCGTGTCCTGGAGAATGAGCACAGCAGTCCAAGGTCGCAAATTGGCAAGAAACCAGGTCTTTGTGTTTTCccctctctcctcattaactctCATGCCACCTCAACTTTTTTAATACATGGCACCAtatttaggcctggtttggttcgggtgcttatttttaagcacccgtcacatcgaatgtttagatactaattagtagtattaaacgtagactatttacaaaatccattacataagcggaggctaaatggcgagacgaatctattaagcctaattagttcatgatttgacaatgtgttgctacagtaaacatttgctaatgatggattaattaggcttaataggttcgtctcgccgtttagcctccacttatgtaatgggttttgtaaataacctacgtttaatactcctaattagtatctaaacatttgatgtgacacttgctaaaaataagcaaagggaactaAACGTCCCCTTAATGCTATGGACACCAGTTGAGATGAAGGGTTGGAACTGCCCTAACAACCACATATATGCGCGAGGAGGGTTGACACACATATCATAGGGCATTAATTGCACGCTAGCATGAATACCTTCTTTGTCGATTTCATTTAAGATCTTGCATGAATATTGAAGCACGGGTCATCTTTTAGAGGCGTCGGCTGCCAGGGTGGCCCATATATGCATTTTGTACCTAGTGCTTGGTGAGTCAACACAGATGAATGTTGTAAGAGGATTGTAAGTTCCTCCGTACTCGCAAGTTCAAAGTGCGGTTCAAGGTGAAGAAGGTGACACTCAAATTTGACATGTCGACATTGGAGGTCTTAGTATTGAATTGGGTTCAAAACAAAATCCAACTAGTATTGATATTTGGTTCAATATCAAAACCATTGTTTGATATAGATGAAATTTCTTGAAGGAATCCAAGAAGCTGGCGAATACTGATTTGTGTTTGGATGTCCATACCATGGTATTTGAGAATTGATCATCTTCTTCGTAGGGGCAAGGGAGGGAAGCGGGGCACTGGAGCAGCGTGAGGTACTGGAGTGGCACGTAAGGCGAAGGGCGGGGCAAGGCATGCTAGCAGAAGGGCAGCACGGCGGCGCGTGGCACGCCATCGGAGAGAGATGGGGAGATGAGGGGCTCACagaagaggagggggagcaGTGTTGCcgacttttatttttttagctctttttgtgaaagattctcacaaatagacCCCTAGCGGAACCAATTctaaaaatggacccttagcttggcgccatccacgctggcgccaagctacaacgtcttggCACCAGCCATCCTAGCGCCAAGGTCTATGCGCAGCTGTTGACGCGGGTGCCGATGTGgtgggggcttggcgccatccatcatggcgccatggatcttggcgccaagctatctaccccgtaccccttcgcgtttcgaactaaacaagtataattattttgaggagtgtgcaacaaactaagctgtggttcaactggttaggaggtggcTTCTTATCCTAGAGGAGGGTAACCTGGGAAAAAAGGTTCAACATTggggtttgaactcaggtctgtggttcaactggttaggaggtggcTTCTTATCCTAGAGGAGGGTAACCTGGGAAAAAAGGTTCAACATTggggtttgaactcaggtctcCAGGAAAAGAAgcccacctcctaaccagttaaaccacagcttagtttgttgcacactcttcggaataattatatttgtttagttcgaaacgcgaagAGGTACGGGGTAGATAGTTTggtgccaagcttggcgccaagatccatagcgccaaggcttggcgccatgatgGATGGCACCAAGCCCCTGCCagcatggatcttggcgccaggGTGGTTGGCatcgagacgttgtagcttggcgctaGCGTGGATGGcgtcaagctaagggtccatttttggaattggttccgccagggacgtatttgtgagaatctttcgcaaaagGGCTAAAAAACGAAAAAAAGTCCGGCAGTGTTGCGAGAGAGGGAGACGAGGAGATACGTCGGAGCTCAAAATAGGTGAATATAGAGGGGAGAGGTCGAAATTAAGGGAGGGGGTGCGACAATAGGCATGATACTATTATTGGAACTAATTTCCAATTCCAACACCGAGGTCATCTAGAGCACATCTAATACAAATTTCGAATTATGAGGTTCCATGTTTACATGCAAATTTGGTGGAGGTGTTTTTAGATCATCATGAAACTAGAACCCTGAATCCGGTGGAGAAAAAAATAACTGTTTACAGTATACTGCATTGGAGTTTAGAGAGGAAACCCGCGGGAGGTAAAATGACTTTTTTTCCACGACAAATTAATAACTGGCTAAAAAATAGAAACAGTTTCCATCGTCTCCTCCCGACTCACCTCCGTCCCCGAGCGCCTCCTCGACGGCATGTCGACTAGGGTTCGCTAGCGCCGCCCCCTCCATCGCCCCGGTCCTCCCAGGCCCTATCCCTTCGATCCCCACCTCCGCTCGTCCCTGTTCCCCCTCAACGCTCTTTTCACCCTATAACCCTAACCGCAAGCTGCTTGGTCCATCGCCGGCGGGTTCTACAAAGGAAAACGGGATTCCGCCGCCTTCTTCTGCGACCTGACGCCCTCGATTTCCCGATCCGGCCGACCGGAACCTCGTTCCTCCTCTCCGCTCGTCTTCAGGTCGGCGAACTCTGCTCCCCGTCGTGGGCTCTCTCCTCGGAGCGCAGTccggtcccccccccccccccccccccccccccgcccccccaaATCCGTCCCGGCCTCCTTCCTGCTTCCCAGCCGCCAGTACCGGTTGCTGCCTCTCACCCAAGACACAAGGATCGATAGCTGCTTCATCATCTCGCTACTCCAGCGACGAGTTCCCAGTTCACGAGGTGAGGCATTCCCCAGTTCTATGTGCTTGTCGCAATTTTTCGTTAAAATCAACTGATCCGTGGATATTTGGCGCACTGAGTTGAGGATGTTTATGGTATATGTGGGTGGTTGCTCGAGCGATTCAGCCGTCATTTCAATGAGTTGTTGAGAGGTGTTCTATCATTATGCCATGAATTTATTAAACTACCTGACCTGTTAGCTGAATCAAACCAATTAGGATCTTCAACTTAGTGGTGAATGTATCTACAATCATGTACACTTGTATAGGATACTACTTAAGCTTCAGACCTGCGGTTAGTCTATCAATTTTTTGACACATATGGATTAGTGTTCGCATATACTCCACTTATTCATCATTCATACGGCATCTCTACATGTGTAGCTATGTGCTGCATGCAGGTATTAGCTAGAGTTAGCGCGCTCTGGTATTTCTGTTTTAAATCTACAGGAACAAGATTCTCTGACCGTTATATTCATGTTACTTTAATTTGAATGAGATTGATCACAGAGTAGGCAGCCAGCAAACCATACATAGGCAATGCGAAAGGTGTGAAATACATATTTTGGAAGACTACATACAGGCACAAGTTTCTATACGTATTTATATATATTCACCTGTCATCATATTTTTAGCTGTACCCAATAATTTTGGAGGACTTTTTACTCTGCTTGCACATTGTTGCATTCTTAGAATAGCTGCAATGTTCACATCTTGCAGAAAATGAGGCAAGTGGGTACATGCACAAGGTTTGCAGCAAATACAAAATATATCGAACCTGGATTGCATCAAAATGGTGTCTGGATTTACTCATGatttatttaaaattatatatGCATATTTATCATTGATATCACCTAACATATTTGCAGTTTAGTTTGTCaagtttttcttcatttttctcttctttcttcccaTGTTTATTAGCCAAGGATTAATTATTTGCTCTATGTGTTGGAATTAATAGGTCAATTTTCCTCACTGGAAAGGAAGGACACTCACGAGCCAGAACATTTGTCATAAATCGTAATAAAAGGACATGCGATGTATGCTTTCTTTCCTTCTCATCCCATTTGCATCTTAGATGTTTTTCATTCTAGACACAATCGGAATCGACAGTACCACTAATGGCTATTCATATTCAGTAAGGAATGCAGACCGGGTGGCACGTAACTCAGATCGTCGCAATAATGTTGTTTCATGGATCTCTGAGATTAAAGACACATCTAGTGTGGCTGTAAGGAAGAAAAGGGGGAGAAGAGCACCTCCGTCTGCTAAAAGATTGCGTGATAAAAAGGTGGATACGGAGATTGATAGTGATGATGCTGTTGACAATGAAATTGGTGATACAGATGAAGGACAGGTTGGTAAAAGTCAGTCTGTTGTGCACAATGAGGAGAATTTGGATGGGAGTGATGGCTTACAAAAAATAGGCCAGTCAGGTAATTCTTCTGGTGGTCCATCCTCAGCTTCGGAAGAACAAGACCATTCAACAAACTCTAAAGATATCCTCCAAAAAGGTAGCTCTGGAACCACAAAGAAGGTTTCTGCATGCTCACCGAGAAGCAAACAAGTTGCATCTCATTTGGATCAGGAAGGTGCAGATGAAGATGATTCTCATGCGCAAGCTGCTGTTGCGAAAAAGGGTGTTGATGACAAAAGAGGGTCTCATGaaatcaaggatgatgtgagTTCCTTGGTCTTGTAGGTTTATTTATTCCAGCGTTTTCATTTTATCTATGATGACAGCCTTGTTGTTGCAAAGTTGTCATGCATCATGCAGTGATTTGTTTGCTTTATATCCAAGCATACAATTTGTCTAAAATTACACCTTCAATTTGCATTAGCAACTAAGTTTGTTGTAAATGTTCAATATCCAGCAGGTATCTGATGCACAAGTGAATACCACATCCTCTGATGATAAAAGTTCTGAAGAAGTTGAAGATGTGAGTTGAGAACCTTAAACTTCTGTTTTGTTATTTACGGTGCTAGACCACAATTGGTTGCACTTAGATCGGGTtactttctctctctttttctttttctgtgatTGAATAATTTGCCTGAGTTTTGAATTGGCTGAACTGTATTACTTGTTTAAAAACAATAGGTGAAGGTGTGCGACATATGTGGAGATGTTGGTGAGGAGGAGAAGCTTGCTGTCTGTAGCAGATGCAATGACGGTGCAGAGCATACGTAATGTTTTTTTGCTGCATTGCTTTCCTTTCTATACAACTGTTCAGTTGCATTTGGGAATCCTGTATGGTAATGGTTCAAGTTGCCCATTTGCTGTTTTCTGATTTTTAATTGCTGACTGGAAGGCCAAAGGCACAATGAGGCATGCCAATGCGCTTATAATACATTTACACCATTATTATCTTTGTGTATATACCTCCGGGCAGGAAGAAATTGCACTTTTCTGCATTTGTCTACTTCTCAAAAGAATGTGCTGTTAATCTGCTATGAGTTTTTCAATCTTTCTTCTTTACTTCAGGTATTGTATGCGGGTAATGATGGAAGATGTTCCAGAGAGTGAGTGGTTGTGTGAAGACTGCCAAACTGCGGTAGAATCTGAAAAGGTGAAGAAACTAGAAAAATCTCAGGTGAAGGTTGGCACATCAAAAGGGCAGTCATTTGAAAGGGAAATGAACAAACCTGCCATTGCTGCGAAGAGCAGAAGTTCCTCTGACAATGAACTGGAGGCTGAGAATGCAGGCAACAAAGAGCCAGAGAAGAAGGGGAATGATATGGTCAAAAaaaggatggaagatgatgctGCGATTACATCCACAATTCGGGACACTATTTCTGAAACTGGTGGTGCTTACATGGGGCCTGACTCCAGAAAAAGAATGCTATCATCACGCGAGAGCTCATTTGGGTATGATGCTGACAAAGGAAAGCAACCTAGTCAAGTGGGAACTTCGTTGGCGTCTAATGCTCCAAAGAATCAGGCACCACAACCTCGTGGTAAATTGTTAATATTATTATTTTCAAAAGTAGACTCTTTACATAAAATCCTGAATGTTCAATTTCTGGTACTTCTGGGGTTGCCCTGAAGACATGCCATTAAAAGAAACTGTACTAAGAAAGGTATACTGCAGGTCAACTTACCAAATCCACTTCTTTCAACAACTCAAAGGTTCCCAAAGTGAAACAGCTACTGAATGAAGTTCCTCAGAAGCCCAAAAGTTTCAAGGAATCGTGGTCTTCGACCATTAAAAAGGAAGGGCCAATCAGCATGACAACTAAGTCTGCAACCTTCAAAAAGCCTAAACCTTGTGAGCCAGCAAACAAGGCAAAGTCTTCCATCTTGTCACCTGCTGAGGAGCCAAGGTCGGTGAATCAGCTGGTGAGCCAAAATGCTACAAATGATCAATGCTCTTCTATATTGGGGACTCCCTCCACTACTGCGCAAATGATTGCTCCTGTTATTTCAAAAACTGATACCACAGCTCAGCCCTTTGCTACAGGAAATAACACGGCTGACTCAAATAATTTAGGCAATGCTCATTTACAGGGTGGTAAAAGTTGCATTGGTAAATTActttttcctctcctttctcCTGCATCTCATTTTTCAATGTGTCTTAGGtaatttatttttctaattGCATGCACTTTACTGTAGTAACTTTAATTTGTTCTTTCAGGAAACAGTGAACTAAAGAAGCCACTTTTAGCAAAAGTGCCTGGAAGTACGATGCCACCTAATCCTGAAAGATCCTTGGGTGGTATTCTTGGTCCTGGTGCTCAGAGAAAAGTAATTCAAAACTCAGATCCTTCACATCGGGATGCTAAAATAAAGGACTCCACTGGCCTCAGACAGGGTGCTTCTAGCAGTAATCGCACAATCCGTTGCCAAAGATGTAATGAAGCAGGTCATTCTACACAATTTTGTGCCGTTGACAAACTTCGTGTTTCTGCAGTAAAACCTTTAAGTGAGCGAAACATGAAGGATGCGTCTGCCAAAAGAAATAGAACTTCCGAAACTAGTACTTCAGAGGCTGCTGAAAAAGCTGCCTCCAGATCAGGAAATCAATCAGAGCAAATCATAAAATGTGGTACTTATCAGAATCCTACATATGGGCCTAAAGATGTTTTACCTGCCTCATTCGGCCATGTGAAAAAGCCCTCCCCGTTGTCAGCTCGATCTAATGAACAGGATATGAGATATATTTTGTCCAACCCTGGGAGCACAGCTTCAGTAGATTATAACAAGCTGAAGTTCAAAGATGATCATCCCACTTTATCTGCCACCACAGGAATCCCTGTTGATAATAGTTGCACTATGCCAAGTGATCGAAGGGATGAATCTGCTCAAGCCTTTTCAGCTGGTGATGAACCAATGGCTTCAACTGTCCCAGAGCTGGACTGGATATGGCAGTATGAATATTCTTTCCTTTCTATCCCATATGTGGAGTTTATTAACTTAaacatttaaaaaaattaataagtCTCCCTGTACATGTAATTACCTATACATCAAGAACCCCTTATCGGATAACACTTCCACATGCTTACTGTGTTTCTTATCATATGATCTCAATTCTCAAGTGTGCTTCATGGTTGATTCCAGTTTTTTTTTAGACCTGCTTATCACTCAGTGACTGAACATGCATTGTTTGCTACAAATTATAATATTTTCTAGATTTGTTCATTATATGCATTTTAACCTTTCATTTTTTTGTCTCAACAGAGGTGGTTTTGAGCTGCGGAGGACTGGAAGATCACCTGAGCTATGTGATGGTTTCCAAGCCCACTTATCATGTTCTGCTTCACAGTTAGTGCTGGAAGTAGCGAAGAAATTCCCTTCTAAAGTCCAGCTTGAGGAAGTTCCTCGGCAGAATTCATGGCCAACACAATTTCAGGAAAATGGTCCAACATATGAAAATGTTGGTCTTTTCTTCTTTGCTAGAGATATTCAGAGGTGTGTTCCTTGCTGTTTTTCTCCTTACTCACATTTGCTTCAGTCATTCGTGTATCGTTTTGTATTATTTTTAAACTCTAATCTGAATAGCTCATATGTTTTGCAGCTATGAAAATCACTATAGTAAATTAGTTGAAAATATGCTGAAGAATGATTTAGTTCTCAGAGGAAGTGTTGATGCTGTTGAGTTGCTTATATTCCCTTCTAATACCCTGTCAAAGAACTTCCAAAGTAAGAATTCTTCAACCACTTGaagttttattttttctcaTGATGGTTTCTGTGGTTGCTGAATTGATCGTATTCTTATTCTGTCTAAGGGTGGAATATGTTCTATTTTCTATGGGGGGTATTCAGAGTTAGCAGAAAAGATTGCTCAAACCTTTCATCTGATGTACCGACAAGTAGGCTGGAACCTAATTTTATTGAGGATCCCCGGGGTGTGGATCCCAGTACCTCTGTTTTGTCATCTAGTCTTTCATTCTCAAAAGACAGGAATAGTTTTGCTGAACAGGACAGTGGTTTGGTAAAGTCAGCTAATTTTCTACCGAGTTTAGAATCCAATCATGAGGTGTGTTTGAATGGAGAGAACTCTATACATCAGCCTGTGAATGGAAGAGCTCTAGATGATCATCTAGATTCAACAAATAGCAAGGGTGCTATGGGTCCCTCTGCCATGGCTACAGAATTAAAACACAAGGTGAATACTTATATCTTGTTCTGTCTGATAGCGCATGCTTGATGAACTGTTTTTCTACATAGCTGTATTTATGTTATCATGAACTTCTAGAAAGTTCTCTAGTCATGAATTTGACTTTATTGGCGACCAGCCAATATGTGAAAATTCCTTATGCAGCTTGGGAGTCTCGTATGCCTTAATGACAACTAGAATTCTATTCACTTCGTTTTACACGATCATTTAGATGATTTCTGATATCAGTACCTGAATGTATGTTACGCATGCGCAGAAATCTGATGTTAAAACATTGGACACTTTTGGTGGCAATGTTAGTGAAAGAGATTTTGATGTGAACACGGAGGCTGTTGCTTGTTCTGTCTCCTCAACCCATCAGGAAGGTAACTAACACTGTTCCTCATAATAGGAGTAGAAGTTAGTTATTTATCAGCCacatttttgtaattttttactTTTATCTATTAAAGAATCTGGCAAGGAGAGCACAATCATCAACCTTAACGATGCAGAGGACCTCATGGATATAGAACCTGTAAACACCGGTGAGATTAGCACAGAAGCACTAGATCCACATGCATCAGGTGGTGCACGCAAAAGAAATTTTGAGATGGCCAATGGAGCTGCTGAAGTTGATGGAGTACTCGAGCATAAGAAAATCAAATTGGATACTGTAGTGTCTACAAACTCTGAGTTAAGTGAGAATACCAACAATGGAAGGTTATCATCTAAGGTGCATCCCCTCGCTGCTTCCTCTGTGGATGACGGCACTAGCAATAAATCGATGGCAGGACCCTCCAGCAGTGATAGAAAGTGCGTATTTCCTCTAGATCTAAATGCAGTGGATAATGCAGTGTCTGAGAACATTGTAAATATTCCATCTTCAGATGATGAAGAGTCCCTGGAACCTGTTCCATCAAAGGTTGGAGAGAAGCAGGCCAGGGGAGATAACCCGTCAACTGATATAGCAGGTGCCCTCTCCCTCACGCTTGCATTTCCGTCAAGGAAGGGACAAACTAGTAAACCGCAATCGGAGCCACAGAGACAGTTTCCTGAGAGGAGCAATGGGAATAATACATCATCCATTTGAACATTGATGGTGAGCTACCCAAGCAGTCTTGCTCTTTGAAGCCACCCATAACATCCTAATCCCAAAACAGATGCACTTGCAATGATGCCTCGTTGGAAGTGCCTTTTAGCTGATAACCTCGTATACTTGGTGTCACATCCATCTGGACTTTGTTGCAATGAGCTCCAATGCTCTGACTGTGGGTCGATTCAGTGCAGAAAGAGTGAGCTGGTCTTTCAGAATTTAGATTGGATTGGAGCATCAAATGAGAAGTGTCATGTTTTAGAAGATATGCATTGTAAATCTCATGTCCATTTTTGCCCTTAGCCTTTAGTGGTCCGATAGTTGGATGTTACCAAGCGCTCGAAAAATGCTGGTGTTCGACTGTTCGCAAAACGTTCGTTTTTGTTCATTGTTTCTTTTTAGTCCATGAATTTGCTGTGGTTGCTGCCCGAACAGCATTGCACTGGTATTAGGCAAATAACTCGTCACTATCTTATATATGTAGTTAAAACAAGAAACTTGTAGAATCAAATCTTTGAAGCAGCGCTGGTTATTCGTTTCTATGTAGGCCAATCTGTCCTTTGCTTTGCttattttagtcatttatttaATAAAGGTTTTACTAATTCATGTAAATGCTTGataggtgggtgcagattggttTAACTatttgtaaaatgctcaatttagtaaAATAATT harbors:
- the LOC117843382 gene encoding protein PARALOG OF AIPP2 isoform X2; its protein translation is MRLRNADRVARNSDRRNNVVSWISEIKDTSSVAVRKKRGRRAPPSAKRLRDKKVDTEIDSDDAVDNEIGDTDEGQVGKSQSVVHNEENLDGSDGLQKIGQSGNSSGGPSSASEEQDHSTNSKDILQKGSSGTTKKVSACSPRSKQVASHLDQEGADEDDSHAQAAVAKKGVDDKRGSHEIKDDVSDAQVNTTSSDDKSSEEVEDVKVCDICGDVGEEEKLAVCSRCNDGAEHTYCMRVMMEDVPESEWLCEDCQTAVESEKVKKLEKSQVKVGTSKGQSFEREMNKPAIAAKSRSSSDNELEAENAGNKEPEKKGNDMVKKRMEDDAAITSTIRDTISETGGAYMGPDSRKRMLSSRESSFGYDADKGKQPSQVGTSLASNAPKNQAPQPRGQLTKSTSFNNSKVPKVKQLLNEVPQKPKSFKESWSSTIKKEGPISMTTKSATFKKPKPCEPANKAKSSILSPAEEPRSVNQLVSQNATNDQCSSILGTPSTTAQMIAPVISKTDTTAQPFATGNNTADSNNLGNAHLQGGKSCIGNSELKKPLLAKVPGSTMPPNPERSLGGILGPGAQRKVIQNSDPSHRDAKIKDSTGLRQGASSSNRTIRCQRCNEAGHSTQFCAVDKLRVSAVKPLSERNMKDASAKRNRTSETSTSEAAEKAASRSGNQSEQIIKCGTYQNPTYGPKDVLPASFGHVKKPSPLSARSNEQDMRYILSNPGSTASVDYNKLKFKDDHPTLSATTGIPVDNSCTMPSDRRDESAQAFSAGDEPMASTVPELDWIWQGGFELRRTGRSPELCDGFQAHLSCSASQLVLEVAKKFPSKVQLEEVPRQNSWPTQFQENGPTYENVGLFFFARDIQSYENHYSKLVENMLKNDLVLRGSVDAVELLIFPSNTLSKNFQRWNMFYFLWGVFRVSRKDCSNLSSDVPTSRLEPNFIEDPRGVDPSTSVLSSSLSFSKDRNSFAEQDSGLVKSANFLPSLESNHEVCLNGENSIHQPVNGRALDDHLDSTNSKGAMGPSAMATELKHKKSDVKTLDTFGGNVSERDFDVNTEAVACSVSSTHQEESGKESTIINLNDAEDLMDIEPVNTGEISTEALDPHASGGARKRNFEMANGAAEVDGVLEHKKIKLDTVVSTNSELSENTNNGRLSSKVHPLAASSVDDGTSNKSMAGPSSSDRKCVFPLDLNAVDNAVSENIVNIPSSDDEESLEPVPSKVGEKQARGDNPSTDIAGALSLTLAFPSRKGQTSKPQSEPQRQFPERSNGNNTSSI
- the LOC117843382 gene encoding protein PARALOG OF AIPP2 isoform X1, with the protein product MRLRNADRVARNSDRRNNVVSWISEIKDTSSVAVRKKRGRRAPPSAKRLRDKKVDTEIDSDDAVDNEIGDTDEGQVGKSQSVVHNEENLDGSDGLQKIGQSGNSSGGPSSASEEQDHSTNSKDILQKGSSGTTKKVSACSPRSKQVASHLDQEGADEDDSHAQAAVAKKGVDDKRGSHEIKDDQVSDAQVNTTSSDDKSSEEVEDVKVCDICGDVGEEEKLAVCSRCNDGAEHTYCMRVMMEDVPESEWLCEDCQTAVESEKVKKLEKSQVKVGTSKGQSFEREMNKPAIAAKSRSSSDNELEAENAGNKEPEKKGNDMVKKRMEDDAAITSTIRDTISETGGAYMGPDSRKRMLSSRESSFGYDADKGKQPSQVGTSLASNAPKNQAPQPRGQLTKSTSFNNSKVPKVKQLLNEVPQKPKSFKESWSSTIKKEGPISMTTKSATFKKPKPCEPANKAKSSILSPAEEPRSVNQLVSQNATNDQCSSILGTPSTTAQMIAPVISKTDTTAQPFATGNNTADSNNLGNAHLQGGKSCIGNSELKKPLLAKVPGSTMPPNPERSLGGILGPGAQRKVIQNSDPSHRDAKIKDSTGLRQGASSSNRTIRCQRCNEAGHSTQFCAVDKLRVSAVKPLSERNMKDASAKRNRTSETSTSEAAEKAASRSGNQSEQIIKCGTYQNPTYGPKDVLPASFGHVKKPSPLSARSNEQDMRYILSNPGSTASVDYNKLKFKDDHPTLSATTGIPVDNSCTMPSDRRDESAQAFSAGDEPMASTVPELDWIWQGGFELRRTGRSPELCDGFQAHLSCSASQLVLEVAKKFPSKVQLEEVPRQNSWPTQFQENGPTYENVGLFFFARDIQSYENHYSKLVENMLKNDLVLRGSVDAVELLIFPSNTLSKNFQRWNMFYFLWGVFRVSRKDCSNLSSDVPTSRLEPNFIEDPRGVDPSTSVLSSSLSFSKDRNSFAEQDSGLVKSANFLPSLESNHEVCLNGENSIHQPVNGRALDDHLDSTNSKGAMGPSAMATELKHKKSDVKTLDTFGGNVSERDFDVNTEAVACSVSSTHQEESGKESTIINLNDAEDLMDIEPVNTGEISTEALDPHASGGARKRNFEMANGAAEVDGVLEHKKIKLDTVVSTNSELSENTNNGRLSSKVHPLAASSVDDGTSNKSMAGPSSSDRKCVFPLDLNAVDNAVSENIVNIPSSDDEESLEPVPSKVGEKQARGDNPSTDIAGALSLTLAFPSRKGQTSKPQSEPQRQFPERSNGNNTSSI